The proteins below come from a single Nostoc sp. KVJ3 genomic window:
- a CDS encoding substrate-binding domain-containing protein, producing MAIVKLKLRGNSPDGFLVILTAKNLDEETEGFLPPLPPNLESSFNEWQSAYRQIEAVRSCATFRLTPISVTIHSHAEHTVAVKDQLNQWLNTSDGRWRPIRDRLIAIAQQLHQSNDEIRVIIDAKDINLRRLPWQAWNLFEEHYPNAEVALSAPKSLNPKINKLVPKSAKVRILVAVGRSDGINTKDDLKVIQDLETDGVEVNCLIKPSRRDLCDALWDEQGYHIFVFTGHSGSQEDGQIGWIELNDRESLTIEEFKEALKQAIEKGLQLAIFNSCDGLGLANELAQIHLPQVIVMREPVPDPVAVDFLRYFFKEFTHNNKSLFTSVKKARKRLEHFKSDYPGAIWLPTICIEANVEPLTWQGLREISPPKVPPVKPDNSTHPPNKNIWLLIGLVGVVVGSGVAYLIGKKVNSDFSSVSAPEGTLIGKKVNSDFSSVPAPEGTWFYGGSTSWAPIRQYIDPEIKKAHRQQFELRYTSPINEPPGSGTGIQMLLKGELTFSQSSRPIADREYQQSQQRGFSLRQIPVALEGLVIAVHPDLQISGLTLGQIKDIYTGRITNWNQVGGPNLKITAYSRHPEDAGTVEFLVDNILSKEKLGSNVVYVNDTTEALRKLASDRSGIYYASAPEVVPQCQIKALPIARQGNSFVAPYIKPLIKAAECTKELRNKLNINAFKTGEYPITRQMFVIVKQNNGSLEQQAGEAYANMLLTTQGQKLMNEAGFVRIR from the coding sequence ATGGCGATCGTCAAGTTGAAACTCAGAGGCAATTCACCAGATGGATTTCTGGTAATTCTGACGGCGAAGAACTTGGATGAAGAAACAGAAGGATTTTTGCCTCCACTACCACCAAATTTAGAATCATCCTTTAATGAGTGGCAGTCAGCCTATCGTCAAATTGAAGCTGTGCGTTCTTGTGCAACGTTTCGTCTTACACCTATAAGTGTAACAATTCATTCTCACGCGGAACATACTGTCGCAGTCAAAGACCAGTTAAACCAATGGCTGAATACTTCTGATGGCAGGTGGCGACCGATTCGGGATAGATTAATTGCGATCGCCCAACAATTGCATCAGTCAAATGATGAAATTCGCGTCATTATTGATGCTAAAGATATTAATTTACGCCGCCTTCCTTGGCAAGCATGGAATTTATTTGAAGAACACTATCCCAACGCCGAAGTCGCCCTTAGCGCTCCTAAAAGCTTAAATCCCAAGATTAATAAGCTTGTTCCTAAGAGTGCAAAAGTCAGAATTTTAGTTGCTGTTGGTAGGAGTGATGGCATTAATACAAAAGATGATTTAAAGGTAATTCAAGATTTAGAGACAGATGGAGTAGAAGTAAATTGTTTAATTAAGCCTAGCCGCCGGGATTTATGTGATGCGCTTTGGGATGAACAAGGCTACCATATTTTTGTTTTTACCGGACATAGTGGCAGTCAAGAAGATGGGCAAATCGGTTGGATTGAACTTAACGATCGAGAGAGTTTGACTATTGAGGAATTTAAAGAAGCTTTGAAGCAAGCGATTGAGAAAGGATTGCAGTTAGCAATTTTTAATTCTTGTGATGGTTTGGGATTAGCTAACGAACTTGCCCAAATACATTTGCCTCAAGTTATTGTCATGCGAGAACCTGTCCCAGACCCCGTGGCGGTAGATTTTTTAAGGTACTTTTTCAAAGAATTTACCCATAATAATAAGTCACTGTTTACTTCTGTTAAAAAAGCCCGCAAACGCCTAGAACATTTTAAATCTGATTACCCCGGTGCAATTTGGTTGCCCACAATTTGTATTGAAGCTAATGTGGAACCGTTGACTTGGCAAGGATTGCGCGAAATTTCACCACCAAAAGTACCCCCCGTCAAACCAGATAATTCAACTCATCCACCAAACAAAAACATCTGGTTATTAATTGGTTTGGTTGGTGTGGTTGTCGGTAGTGGTGTAGCTTATTTAATTGGGAAAAAAGTCAACTCCGATTTTAGTTCCGTATCTGCTCCCGAAGGAACTTTAATTGGGAAAAAAGTCAATTCCGATTTTAGTTCCGTACCTGCCCCCGAAGGAACATGGTTTTATGGTGGTAGCACATCTTGGGCACCAATTCGACAATATATAGATCCTGAAATCAAAAAAGCCCATCGGCAGCAGTTTGAATTACGCTATACCTCTCCAATTAATGAACCACCAGGTTCCGGTACGGGAATTCAGATGTTGTTGAAAGGAGAACTAACTTTTTCTCAATCTTCTCGCCCGATCGCAGACAGAGAGTATCAACAATCTCAACAACGGGGATTTAGTCTGAGACAAATTCCAGTTGCTTTGGAAGGATTAGTGATCGCTGTTCACCCCGATCTGCAAATTTCCGGGCTAACTTTAGGACAAATTAAAGATATTTACACTGGTAGAATAACTAACTGGAATCAGGTTGGTGGCCCGAACTTAAAAATTACTGCCTACTCCCGTCACCCTGAAGATGCGGGTACTGTTGAGTTCTTAGTTGACAATATTCTCAGTAAAGAAAAGCTAGGAAGTAATGTAGTATACGTCAACGATACAACAGAAGCCCTGAGAAAATTAGCTAGCGATCGCAGTGGTATTTACTACGCTTCGGCTCCAGAAGTCGTACCCCAATGTCAGATTAAGGCACTGCCAATCGCCAGACAAGGAAACAGTTTTGTCGCTCCTTACATCAAACCTTTAATTAAAGCCGCTGAATGTACGAAAGAATTGCGGAACAAGTTAAACATTAATGCTTTTAAAACAGGTGAGTATCCAATTACACGCCAGATGTTTGTCATAGTCAAGCAGAATAATGGCAGTTTAGAGCAACAAGCGGGTGAGGCATACGCCAATATGCTATTAACAACTCAGGGGCAAAAACTGATGAATGAAGCTGGATTTGTGCGTATCCGTTGA
- a CDS encoding DUF4058 family protein, whose translation MPSPFPGMNPYLENPQLWPEVHHWIITFIAELLIPQLRPKYRIAIEKRVYQITDSNSVLVGIPDVTIGRYSKAIEKEPSNLAVVSTPSKPITVNIPIPEEVRESYLEVREVGTQEVVTVIELLSPKNKRAGEGRKAYNTKRQEVFGSSTHLVEIDLLRSGEPMPILDNQIKSDYRILVSRSQSRPQAELYLFNLQAQIPTFLLPLRKGDTEPLINLQGVIQDLFDRAGFDLAIDYTQEPVPSLGEADAVWANLLLQQQRLH comes from the coding sequence ATGCCCTCACCCTTTCCAGGGATGAATCCCTATCTAGAAAATCCCCAATTATGGCCGGAAGTTCATCATTGGATTATTACTTTTATTGCTGAGTTATTAATCCCACAATTACGGCCAAAATATAGAATCGCAATTGAAAAACGGGTATATCAAATAACAGATAGCAATTCTGTTTTAGTTGGTATACCAGATGTAACCATAGGACGATATTCAAAAGCTATAGAGAAAGAACCATCTAATCTTGCAGTGGTTTCAACACCTAGTAAACCGATAACAGTTAATATCCCGATTCCAGAGGAAGTGCGGGAAAGTTACCTTGAGGTGCGCGAAGTAGGTACACAGGAAGTAGTGACAGTAATTGAACTTCTCTCACCCAAAAATAAGCGGGCTGGAGAAGGTAGAAAAGCTTACAATACTAAGCGTCAAGAAGTATTTGGTAGTTCCACTCATCTAGTAGAAATAGACTTGCTCCGTAGCGGTGAACCTATGCCGATTTTGGACAATCAAATTAAGTCAGATTATCGAATTTTGGTTAGTCGCAGTCAATCACGTCCTCAAGCAGAATTATATCTTTTCAATTTACAAGCACAGATACCCACTTTTCTTTTACCTCTACGTAAAGGTGATACAGAACCATTAATAAATTTACAAGGCGTAATCCAGGATTTATTTGACCGCGCCGGATTTGATTTGGCTATAGATTACACTCAAGAACCAGTTCCGTCTCTTGGAGAAGCTGATGCAGTTTGGGCAAATCTATTATTGCAACAACAAAGGTTACATTAA
- a CDS encoding PAS domain S-box protein: MIDEFPIGFNDRLINLPGLNHVINRSPLTISADSFVVEAIVLMSRERCINYEPVILNSSLDLNPVNQSLTGCILVVEGGNLLGIFTQKDVLRLIASGIDLSTVRMSEVMTQPVVTLRQSDSQDIFIALSLLRQYQTHYLPVLDDRGQLLGIITETSLLQAFDLIKMVGIIEGLQQYLQKSTDEFRQVNQPIEIEQVRCQIQNNLRAWVDAELATLRQAYDELEQQVAELVMSNVLLQQEISDRQRVEVALRQSENLYRQLVESQTDIIIRIDLQGLITFANVAACQTFGWKQDDFRGLSFLQFFHPDDLPKVMGNITALASSSCTLSNCEQRTFTVNGIRWFQWSAIAIHNHKAEIVEIQGVGRDITEYKQVEESLRQSEARLSLATEAVQMGIWDRDLIANTTIWSANMGPLYGLPSNTLCPNFEDYLNLIHPEDREFVAANIAQMIGEGKESIEYRVIWPDGSQHYLSCKGQVYYNEIGQPIRIISTNRDVTERKLAEQQISEQAALLDIATDAILVRDFQSQILFWNKGAERMYGWLSTEVIGKNLQEILYLPGTEQQLQEPLKSVIDNGSWQGELHKVTKSGEEIFVESRWTLMRDPKGEPKSVLTVDTDITQKKQLQEQFFRAQRLESLGTLAGGIAHDLNNILTPILAAAQLVQGKYFQDNEHSEQLLGLIESNAKRGAALVKQVLSFARGFKGERTIIQVKYLISEIIQIVKQTFPKSIEFSTVIPEDICAIAVDTTQLHQVLMNLVVNARDALPDGGNIKISVENKFIDEAYTRMNLDAKVGHYIVITVADNGIGIPPEILDRIFEPFFTTKGVNVGTGLGLSTVLGIIKSHDGFIKVSSNVGRGSKFDLFLPAVEATLVFEREDVDVLPGEGELILVVDDEAQIREIDRIILENHNYKILAASNGIEAIALYAQHKHQINAVLMDIMMPEMDGITAIRTLQKINNQVQIIACSGLNSMEVFGQRADANVQAVLSKPYTARELLKTLHHLFRGSE; the protein is encoded by the coding sequence ATGATTGACGAATTTCCCATAGGCTTCAACGATCGCCTGATTAACTTACCTGGCTTAAATCATGTTATTAATCGTTCCCCATTAACGATTAGTGCTGATAGTTTTGTAGTCGAAGCTATTGTCTTGATGAGTCGGGAAAGATGTATCAATTATGAACCTGTTATTTTAAACTCATCATTAGATTTAAACCCCGTAAATCAATCATTAACTGGTTGTATCTTGGTTGTGGAAGGAGGAAATTTATTAGGTATTTTTACACAAAAAGATGTGCTTAGGCTGATAGCTTCTGGAATAGACTTATCGACGGTGAGAATGTCTGAAGTGATGACGCAGCCAGTAGTTACCCTTAGACAATCAGATTCTCAGGATATTTTTATTGCCTTATCGTTATTGCGTCAGTATCAGACTCACTATTTACCAGTTTTGGACGATCGCGGGCAATTGCTAGGAATCATTACTGAAACTAGCTTATTACAAGCCTTTGACCTGATAAAAATGGTTGGGATCATTGAAGGTTTACAGCAATATTTACAAAAATCCACAGATGAATTCAGGCAGGTTAATCAGCCAATTGAGATAGAGCAAGTGCGCTGCCAAATTCAAAATAACTTGAGAGCATGGGTTGATGCAGAATTGGCAACATTGCGCCAAGCTTATGACGAGTTAGAACAACAAGTGGCAGAACTTGTGATGTCTAACGTCCTATTGCAACAAGAAATTAGCGATCGCCAACGTGTAGAAGTTGCATTAAGACAGAGCGAAAACCTCTATCGTCAACTTGTGGAAAGCCAAACAGACATCATTATCCGCATTGATTTGCAAGGGCTGATTACCTTTGCCAATGTAGCTGCTTGTCAAACCTTTGGCTGGAAACAAGATGATTTTCGTGGCCTGTCATTTTTACAGTTTTTTCATCCAGATGACTTGCCTAAAGTAATGGGAAATATCACAGCTTTAGCATCTTCATCCTGTACTTTAAGCAATTGTGAGCAACGGACATTCACCGTTAATGGTATCCGTTGGTTTCAATGGAGTGCGATCGCAATTCATAATCACAAAGCAGAGATTGTTGAAATCCAAGGGGTAGGCAGAGATATTACCGAATATAAACAGGTAGAAGAGTCACTGCGCCAGAGTGAAGCGCGATTGAGTTTAGCTACCGAAGCAGTTCAAATGGGTATATGGGATCGTGATTTGATCGCCAATACTACTATTTGGTCTGCCAATATGGGGCCACTTTATGGTCTGCCTAGTAATACCTTGTGTCCAAACTTTGAAGACTATCTCAATCTAATCCACCCAGAAGACCGCGAATTTGTGGCAGCAAATATAGCTCAGATGATTGGGGAAGGCAAAGAATCTATAGAATATCGGGTTATTTGGCCCGACGGCAGCCAACACTACTTAAGCTGCAAAGGTCAAGTCTACTATAACGAAATTGGTCAGCCGATTCGGATAATCAGTACAAACCGCGATGTGACTGAGCGTAAGCTGGCGGAACAACAAATCTCCGAACAAGCTGCCCTACTTGATATCGCCACCGATGCCATATTAGTTCGAGATTTCCAATCTCAAATTTTATTCTGGAATAAAGGTGCAGAGCGGATGTATGGTTGGCTTTCTACAGAGGTTATAGGAAAAAACCTCCAGGAGATTTTGTACCTACCCGGAACTGAACAGCAATTGCAAGAACCCCTCAAAAGCGTCATTGACAATGGCTCGTGGCAAGGTGAGTTACATAAAGTCACGAAATCCGGTGAGGAAATTTTTGTAGAAAGTCGTTGGACATTGATGCGCGATCCCAAAGGAGAACCCAAATCCGTCTTGACTGTTGACACTGACATCACCCAAAAGAAACAACTCCAAGAGCAATTTTTTCGCGCCCAGCGATTGGAAAGCCTTGGTACTCTTGCAGGTGGCATTGCCCATGACTTAAACAATATATTGACACCAATTTTGGCAGCGGCTCAATTAGTACAGGGAAAATATTTCCAAGACAACGAGCATTCTGAACAACTGCTAGGACTTATAGAAAGCAACGCCAAACGTGGCGCGGCTTTAGTGAAGCAGGTCTTGTCCTTTGCGCGAGGATTTAAAGGAGAGCGGACAATTATCCAAGTCAAGTACCTAATTTCCGAAATTATCCAAATTGTTAAACAGACATTTCCCAAATCTATTGAATTTTCCACAGTTATCCCAGAAGACATTTGCGCGATCGCTGTTGACACCACACAATTACATCAAGTATTGATGAATTTGGTAGTAAATGCCCGTGATGCTTTACCAGACGGCGGCAATATCAAAATTTCTGTGGAAAATAAGTTTATTGATGAAGCTTATACCAGAATGAATCTCGATGCCAAAGTTGGGCATTATATTGTGATTACCGTCGCTGATAATGGAATTGGCATACCACCAGAAATATTAGATCGAATTTTTGAGCCATTTTTCACCACAAAAGGGGTCAATGTCGGTACAGGGCTTGGTCTTTCAACAGTGCTAGGCATCATTAAAAGCCACGATGGTTTTATTAAAGTGTCTAGCAATGTTGGCAGAGGCAGTAAATTTGACCTATTCTTACCAGCAGTGGAAGCAACTCTAGTGTTTGAGAGAGAAGACGTAGATGTGCTACCAGGAGAGGGAGAACTGATTTTAGTTGTAGATGATGAAGCCCAAATTCGGGAGATTGACAGAATTATTCTTGAAAACCATAACTATAAGATACTTGCTGCCAGTAATGGCATAGAAGCGATCGCCCTCTATGCCCAACACAAGCATCAAATCAATGCCGTATTGATGGATATAATGATGCCGGAGATGGACGGAATCACCGCTATTCGCACCTTGCAAAAAATAAACAACCAGGTTCAAATTATTGCCTGTAGCGGACTAAACTCAATGGAAGTCTTTGGTCAACGGGCTGATGCTAATGTGCAAGCAGTTTTATCAAAACCCTATACAGCCAGAGAATTGTTGAAAACTTTACACCACCTATTCAGAGGGAGTGAGTAG
- a CDS encoding DDE transposase family protein encodes MTNTQAWYIVKHSTGNCEIVPNEEVEEDNLEIIEQWGPFASQGEAIARRVGLIRAGKCQPV; translated from the coding sequence ATGACTAATACACAAGCTTGGTATATTGTCAAGCATTCTACTGGTAATTGCGAAATAGTCCCCAACGAAGAAGTTGAGGAGGACAATCTAGAGATTATAGAACAGTGGGGGCCGTTTGCTTCCCAAGGAGAAGCGATCGCTCGGCGTGTTGGACTTATTAGGGCTGGAAAGTGCCAACCAGTTTAA
- a CDS encoding SPFH domain-containing protein, translating to MGFIVSLLTSLIGILVYLNTGRISSERSRLAIRAITILICSIAVLNSMSRLFMIVPPGNVGVVNLFGEVSETTLNPGVHLLNPFSKVLNFSTRLKDVKENVDATSQEGLSLNLDVSLQYKLDPQKAATVYKTIGTDETQLVISRFRSTVRAITANYPASAIYSTKRQEIAQKIDQQLTQEIPALGFIVEEALLRNVKMPDTLQAAIQNKLKTEQENQQMKFVLEKERQEAERKRIEAQGIADSQQIISGGLTSQVLQLRAIEATEKLAQSNNSKLVIIGSEKSGVPILIQPETGTSKP from the coding sequence ATGGGCTTTATAGTCTCTCTCTTAACTAGCCTGATTGGAATTCTCGTTTATCTCAATACAGGCAGGATATCTAGCGAAAGGTCACGTTTAGCAATACGCGCAATTACAATATTGATTTGCAGTATTGCAGTACTTAATTCAATGTCCAGACTTTTCATGATTGTACCACCCGGCAATGTCGGTGTAGTCAACTTATTTGGCGAAGTTTCCGAAACTACTCTTAATCCTGGTGTCCACTTGTTGAACCCCTTTAGCAAGGTGCTGAATTTTTCCACTCGCCTTAAGGATGTGAAGGAAAACGTCGATGCAACATCCCAGGAAGGTTTGAGCCTAAATCTTGATGTCAGTCTTCAATACAAACTCGATCCTCAGAAGGCGGCTACAGTATATAAAACCATTGGAACTGATGAAACACAACTGGTAATTTCCAGATTCCGCTCTACTGTTCGCGCCATCACAGCAAATTACCCAGCCAGCGCTATTTACTCTACCAAACGCCAAGAAATCGCCCAAAAAATTGACCAACAACTCACCCAAGAGATACCCGCTTTGGGTTTCATCGTTGAAGAAGCTCTTTTAAGAAATGTCAAAATGCCTGATACTCTACAAGCCGCAATTCAAAACAAACTCAAGACGGAGCAAGAAAACCAGCAGATGAAATTTGTTTTAGAAAAAGAGCGTCAAGAGGCAGAACGAAAACGGATTGAAGCTCAAGGCATAGCTGATTCTCAACAAATTATCTCTGGTGGACTTACTAGCCAAGTGCTACAATTACGAGCGATTGAAGCTACAGAAAAATTAGCTCAATCTAATAATTCTAAGCTTGTAATTATTGGTTCAGAAAAGAGCGGAGTACCGATTCTGATTCAGCCAGAAACAGGAACATCAAAGCCTTAA
- a CDS encoding DUF1822 family protein: MTNTKSNVLSVPLPQNAHHWAEKFAAEQDNPQKGKQVYLNTLAIYAVHSYLKWLNIKTALNQGDSWHRSFRAIFDIADLVLPGIGKLECRPVLPGEVAIVLPATIAQDRIGYVAVQFSQQLDYVELLGFAPARETTESPQILQIAELQSLDTLIEIVYRRSLLINLRQWVTGIFEQDWQPPELVLASNFRSSSTINRPATNSISRAKVLDLGTQVLLLLQLTPTDSEVFDIRLRVYPGDDAIHLPPNLQLIVLDAAGNTGMEVQARSADDWMQLEFSCQHEEKFSVKIVLGETILMEEFVV; this comes from the coding sequence ATGACTAACACTAAATCAAATGTTTTAAGCGTCCCTCTTCCCCAAAATGCCCACCATTGGGCTGAAAAATTTGCCGCCGAGCAAGATAACCCCCAAAAGGGAAAACAAGTTTATCTGAATACTCTGGCTATTTATGCCGTTCATAGTTATCTCAAATGGCTAAATATAAAGACAGCGCTAAATCAAGGTGATAGCTGGCATCGTAGTTTTAGAGCGATTTTTGATATTGCTGACTTAGTATTGCCTGGGATTGGCAAACTCGAATGTCGTCCAGTCCTACCGGGTGAGGTTGCCATAGTTTTACCTGCGACGATCGCACAAGACCGAATTGGTTATGTAGCAGTTCAGTTTAGTCAGCAATTAGATTATGTAGAATTACTGGGATTTGCCCCAGCAAGGGAGACAACTGAATCACCTCAAATACTCCAAATAGCAGAACTACAATCCCTTGATACTCTGATTGAGATTGTATATAGGCGTTCCCTATTAATAAATCTGCGTCAATGGGTTACAGGAATCTTTGAGCAAGATTGGCAACCCCCAGAGTTAGTACTTGCGAGTAATTTCAGAAGCAGTAGTACCATAAATCGCCCTGCAACTAACTCCATCAGTCGGGCGAAGGTACTTGACTTAGGAACACAAGTGTTGTTGTTGCTGCAATTAACTCCTACTGATAGTGAAGTTTTTGATATTCGCTTACGGGTTTATCCAGGTGATGATGCTATTCATCTACCGCCCAATTTACAACTGATTGTCCTCGATGCAGCCGGAAACACTGGTATGGAAGTGCAAGCAAGAAGCGCAGATGACTGGATGCAACTAGAGTTTAGCTGCCAACACGAGGAAAAATTCAGTGTCAAGATAGTGTTAGGGGAAACAATTCTGATGGAAGAGTTTGTTGTTTAA
- the ctpC gene encoding carboxyl-terminal processing protease CtpC encodes MVITKSRLVLGATAVTLSTIAVTSLGIHSRGQALFKASPKELVDEVWQIVQRQYVDGTFNQLDWQAVRKEYLSKSYSNQQEAYKSIREMLKKLQDPYTRFMDPEEFKSMQVDTSGELTGIGITISQDEKTKQLVVIAPIEDTPAFKAGVLAKDIILKINDKSTKGMDTNQAVSLIRGEAGTQVSLTIQRDGQTKEFNIKRARIEIHPVKYSQKQTPAGNLGYIRLNQFSANAGKEMQVAIKDLESKKVAGYILDLRGNPGGLLFSSVDIARMWINKGKIVSTVERQGEAEKEEANGRALTNKPLVVLVDKGSASASEILSGALKDNKRATLVGTQTFGKGLVQSVRPLEDGSGLAVTIAHYYTPNGTDINHKGINPDVKVELTKEQMQELWLHGRDKLATLADPQFAKAVEVIGKKIAVNGTTTAEK; translated from the coding sequence ATGGTGATTACAAAAAGTAGGCTTGTTTTGGGTGCTACGGCAGTGACACTCTCCACGATCGCAGTTACTAGCCTTGGCATTCACTCGCGAGGTCAGGCTTTATTTAAAGCAAGTCCCAAGGAATTAGTAGATGAAGTTTGGCAAATTGTTCAACGCCAATATGTAGACGGTACTTTTAATCAGCTAGATTGGCAGGCTGTTCGTAAGGAGTACTTAAGCAAGTCCTACAGTAATCAGCAGGAAGCGTATAAGTCCATTCGGGAAATGCTGAAAAAGTTACAAGATCCATACACCCGATTTATGGATCCAGAAGAATTTAAGAGTATGCAAGTAGATACTTCTGGAGAACTTACAGGGATTGGGATCACCATTAGTCAGGATGAAAAAACCAAGCAATTGGTTGTAATTGCGCCAATCGAAGACACACCAGCATTTAAAGCTGGTGTTTTGGCAAAAGATATCATCCTCAAAATCAACGACAAAAGCACCAAGGGAATGGATACTAATCAAGCAGTATCTCTAATTCGAGGTGAAGCCGGAACGCAAGTCAGCCTAACGATTCAGCGCGACGGTCAGACAAAAGAATTTAATATCAAACGGGCGCGGATTGAAATTCATCCAGTTAAATATTCCCAAAAGCAAACTCCGGCAGGTAATCTTGGCTACATTCGCCTCAACCAGTTCAGCGCTAATGCTGGTAAAGAAATGCAGGTAGCTATCAAGGATTTAGAAAGCAAAAAGGTAGCTGGATATATTCTCGATCTACGTGGGAATCCGGGTGGCTTACTGTTCTCCAGTGTAGACATTGCCCGGATGTGGATAAATAAAGGTAAGATTGTCTCCACCGTTGAACGCCAAGGAGAGGCGGAAAAAGAAGAGGCAAACGGACGCGCCTTAACGAATAAACCTTTGGTGGTGCTAGTAGATAAAGGTTCAGCTAGTGCCAGTGAAATCCTTTCCGGGGCTTTGAAGGACAACAAGCGCGCTACTTTGGTTGGCACTCAAACCTTTGGTAAGGGTTTAGTGCAATCGGTACGTCCCTTGGAAGATGGCTCAGGATTGGCAGTCACAATTGCTCATTACTATACCCCCAACGGTACGGATATTAATCATAAAGGTATTAATCCAGACGTGAAGGTAGAGTTAACCAAAGAGCAGATGCAGGAATTATGGCTGCATGGACGTGACAAACTCGCTACCCTAGCAGACCCCCAATTTGCGAAAGCAGTGGAAGTGATTGGTAAAAAAATCGCTGTTAACGGCACAACCACAGCAGAAAAATGA
- a CDS encoding helix-turn-helix domain-containing protein, whose translation MDEQLQKLINEVCCYPDPSPERQKALNRLLMLIQQLPGIYKSGHQDYLEALNQTWEWVSRKICEFEARSRSDSVRVASRREGVSPSFQQSLVIWINGYLKWRIKDLYMPDSKYTISLDRPTRNEDGDETTLLNILPDRQSTTISLDLLDIKIAQIQENERQGIGKRIWQYIQQDEEGKLTASHPRKNPECHCHLLAMRLLLENPPHKIADIARELDISNQTLYSHWKKNCLPLLREIGMNFGYD comes from the coding sequence GTGGATGAACAACTTCAAAAACTTATTAATGAGGTATGCTGCTACCCAGACCCCAGTCCAGAGAGGCAGAAAGCATTAAATAGACTGCTTATGCTTATTCAACAACTCCCTGGTATCTACAAGTCTGGGCACCAAGACTATTTAGAAGCCTTAAATCAAACTTGGGAATGGGTCAGTCGAAAGATTTGCGAATTTGAGGCGCGTTCACGAAGTGACTCCGTTCGCGTAGCGTCCCGAAGGGAAGGAGTATCGCCTTCCTTTCAACAAAGTCTAGTAATCTGGATTAATGGCTATCTGAAATGGCGCATTAAAGATTTGTATATGCCAGATAGCAAGTACACCATCAGTTTAGACAGACCAACCCGTAACGAAGATGGTGATGAAACTACGCTGCTGAATATCTTGCCTGACCGTCAATCAACAACTATTTCTTTAGATTTGCTGGATATCAAAATTGCCCAAATCCAGGAAAATGAGCGCCAAGGTATTGGTAAACGCATCTGGCAATACATTCAGCAAGATGAAGAAGGGAAATTAACAGCTAGCCATCCCCGTAAAAATCCTGAATGCCATTGTCACTTATTGGCAATGCGCTTACTTTTGGAAAATCCACCTCATAAAATCGCTGATATTGCTAGAGAGTTAGATATAAGCAATCAAACTCTTTACTCTCACTGGAAGAAAAATTGTCTTCCCCTGTTAAGAGAAATTGGTATGAATTTCGGATATGACTAA